The Microbacterium horticulturae genome has a window encoding:
- the glmU gene encoding bifunctional UDP-N-acetylglucosamine diphosphorylase/glucosamine-1-phosphate N-acetyltransferase GlmU, with product MTDTQLAIVILAAGQGTRMRSSLPKVLHRISGLPLVGHVLGTAQALDAAEVLVVVRHEREQVAAAVSEIAPDARIVDQDEVPGTGRAVEVALAQLDGFDGDVLVLSGDVPLLDAATLGSFVAGHRSAQAAVTLMTAVVDDPNGYGRVIRNDAGDVERIVEQKDATAAERAVAEINAGVYVFRAATLREHLPAVGTDNAQGEKYLTDVPALVRRAGGRVAASVVGDATVTLGVNDRAQLSDVGRLLNARTVRRWQLEGATILDPATTWIDVTATLAQDVTVLPNTHILRATTIGEGAIVGPDTSLVDCEVGERAVVRRADATLAVIGADANVGPFAYLRPGTYLGDGGKIGTFVETKNSTIGTGSKVPHLSYIGDTTIGRGVNLGAGAITANYDDLTKHRTEIGDEVHSGSHNVFVAPVRIGDGAKTGAGAVIRKDVPAGALALSVAPQRNIEGWVEKNRPGTAAADVASRSAQKAGDGPQGQEG from the coding sequence ATGACCGACACACAACTCGCCATCGTCATCCTCGCCGCGGGCCAGGGAACGCGCATGCGGTCGTCGCTGCCCAAGGTGCTGCATCGCATCTCGGGGCTGCCGCTTGTCGGACACGTGCTCGGCACGGCGCAGGCGCTCGACGCCGCGGAGGTGCTCGTGGTCGTCCGGCACGAGCGTGAGCAGGTCGCCGCCGCAGTGAGCGAGATCGCCCCCGATGCCCGCATCGTCGATCAGGACGAGGTGCCCGGCACGGGGCGCGCCGTCGAGGTCGCGCTCGCCCAGCTGGACGGGTTCGACGGCGACGTGCTGGTTCTCTCCGGCGACGTGCCGCTGCTCGATGCCGCGACCCTGGGCTCGTTCGTGGCGGGTCACCGCTCCGCGCAGGCAGCCGTCACGCTGATGACCGCCGTCGTCGACGATCCGAACGGCTACGGGCGGGTGATCCGCAACGACGCCGGCGACGTCGAACGGATCGTCGAGCAGAAGGACGCCACCGCCGCCGAGCGCGCGGTCGCCGAGATAAATGCGGGCGTGTACGTGTTCCGCGCGGCGACTCTCCGCGAGCACCTGCCCGCCGTGGGCACCGACAACGCGCAGGGCGAGAAGTACCTCACCGACGTGCCCGCTCTCGTGCGTCGCGCCGGCGGCCGGGTCGCGGCATCCGTCGTCGGCGACGCCACCGTCACGCTCGGCGTGAACGACCGCGCCCAGCTGTCGGACGTGGGCCGCCTGCTCAACGCGCGGACCGTGCGCAGATGGCAGCTGGAAGGCGCCACGATCCTCGACCCCGCCACGACGTGGATCGACGTCACCGCGACGCTGGCACAAGACGTCACCGTCCTGCCGAACACGCACATCCTGCGGGCGACGACCATCGGCGAGGGCGCGATCGTGGGCCCCGACACGAGCCTGGTCGACTGCGAAGTCGGTGAGCGCGCCGTCGTACGGCGTGCCGATGCCACGCTCGCGGTCATCGGTGCCGATGCGAACGTCGGGCCGTTCGCCTACCTGCGGCCTGGCACGTATCTGGGCGACGGTGGCAAGATCGGCACGTTCGTGGAGACCAAGAATTCGACGATCGGCACCGGCAGCAAGGTGCCGCATCTTTCGTACATCGGCGACACGACGATCGGGCGGGGCGTGAACCTCGGCGCCGGCGCCATCACCGCGAACTACGACGACCTCACCAAGCACCGCACCGAGATCGGGGACGAGGTGCACAGCGGGTCGCACAACGTCTTCGTCGCGCCCGTTAGGATCGGAGATGGCGCGAAGACCGGGGCGGGCGCCGTGATCCGCAAGGATGTGCCCGCCGGTGCCCTGGCCCTCAGCGTGGCACCCCAGCGCAACATCGAGGGGTGGGTC
- a CDS encoding MarR family winged helix-turn-helix transcriptional regulator, whose translation MATEHDEVDRIVEAWNTQRPDLDFSPLEVLSRVDRLSRHLDHARRDAFRRSELEPWEWDVLSALRRAGEPFQLTPKQLLQQTLVSSGTMTNRIDRLVGRRLVRREADPADGRSVLVVLTGDGKTRVDAAITRLVDAEAVLLAGLTRTDRERLATLLRKLSLGFDL comes from the coding sequence ATGGCAACCGAGCATGACGAGGTCGACCGGATCGTCGAGGCGTGGAACACGCAGCGTCCCGATCTGGACTTCTCGCCCCTCGAGGTGCTCTCCCGCGTCGATCGGCTCTCGCGTCATCTTGATCACGCCCGGCGCGACGCGTTCCGCCGCAGCGAGCTCGAGCCCTGGGAATGGGATGTGCTCTCGGCGCTGCGCCGCGCCGGCGAGCCCTTTCAGCTCACGCCCAAACAGCTGCTGCAGCAGACGCTGGTCTCATCGGGGACGATGACCAACCGCATCGATCGGCTCGTCGGTCGCCGGCTCGTGCGCCGCGAGGCAGACCCGGCCGACGGACGCAGTGTGCTCGTCGTGCTCACCGGCGACGGCAAGACCCGGGTGGATGCCGCGATCACGCGCCTCGTCGATGCCGAGGCGGTTCTGCTGGCAGGGCTCACCCGCACCGACCGCGAGCGATTGGCGACGCTGTTGCGCAAGCTCAGTCTCGGCTTCGACCTGTGA
- a CDS encoding flavin reductase family protein, protein MTVDAPAVTAAPSGGGVDAAAAASTHVIAHPHVLYVGTPAYLICSTNADGSPNLAAASSHWALGDMLCLGLEAEGQTAVNIAERPGITISFPSARLWPALVRLSHLTGRDPVPIDKAARYTYEHDKFTAARLTPQPSDLVDAPRVKECALQFEAEVRRLTPGLDGSYFMVEAEVLRVHADPALVPEGTGEIDPRRWHPLVYAFRHFFDRGDEVGWLPSSRLAPPPVID, encoded by the coding sequence ATGACCGTCGACGCGCCTGCAGTCACCGCCGCACCTTCCGGAGGAGGGGTGGATGCCGCGGCCGCTGCGTCCACGCACGTGATCGCGCACCCGCACGTGCTGTATGTCGGAACCCCGGCCTACCTCATCTGCTCCACCAACGCCGACGGCTCACCGAACCTGGCCGCGGCGTCGTCACACTGGGCGCTGGGCGACATGCTGTGCCTGGGGCTGGAGGCCGAGGGGCAGACGGCGGTCAACATCGCCGAGCGGCCCGGCATCACCATCAGCTTTCCGTCGGCGCGGTTGTGGCCCGCGCTCGTGCGGCTTTCGCACCTGACCGGGCGTGATCCGGTGCCGATCGACAAGGCTGCGCGCTACACGTACGAGCATGACAAGTTCACCGCGGCGCGTCTGACGCCGCAGCCCTCCGACCTCGTCGACGCCCCGCGTGTCAAGGAATGCGCCCTGCAGTTCGAGGCCGAGGTGCGCCGGCTGACTCCGGGGCTGGACGGCAGCTACTTCATGGTCGAGGCCGAGGTGCTGCGCGTACACGCCGATCCGGCGCTCGTGCCCGAAGGCACCGGCGAGATCGACCCACGACGGTGGCATCCGCTCGTCTATGCCTTCCGGCATTTCTTCGACCGCGGCGATGAGGTCGGCTGGCTGCCGTCGAGCCGGCTCGCGCCGCCGCCGGTCATCGATTGA
- a CDS encoding DUF1905 domain-containing protein, protein MAGIRYEFETTLFRWEARRELWVFARVPAEISEEIHDMPLPRGGFDSVKIVATLGSSRWSTSLFPESDGTYVFAIKQAIRRSEDVELGDTIRLAIEPVV, encoded by the coding sequence ATGGCGGGCATCCGATACGAGTTCGAGACCACGCTCTTCCGCTGGGAGGCGCGACGCGAGTTGTGGGTGTTCGCACGCGTGCCGGCCGAGATCTCCGAAGAGATCCATGACATGCCGTTGCCACGCGGCGGGTTCGACTCGGTGAAGATCGTCGCCACGCTCGGTTCGTCGCGGTGGAGCACCTCCCTGTTCCCCGAATCCGACGGCACCTACGTCTTCGCGATCAAGCAGGCGATCCGCCGCAGTGAGGACGTCGAGCTGGGCGACACTATCCGGCTCGCGATCGAACCCGTCGTCTGA
- a CDS encoding ABC-F family ATP-binding cassette domain-containing protein: MAHLLGAEALHLEYPTRVVFDSVSLGVDEGDRVGIVGRNGDGKSSLLGMLTGRVEPDSGRVTVRGGVRIGVLEQQDTLDDDETVGHAIVGDAPEHEWAGDARVRDIISGLVSDLPWDGRIGTLSGGQRRRVALAALLSQDLDVIALDEPTNHLDVEGIAWLARHMKNRWSANAGALLVVTHDRWFLDEVCTDTWEVHDRIVEPFEGGYAAYILQRVERDRQAAAIEARRQNLARRELAWLRRGAPARTSKPKFRIDAANELIADVPPLRDAVALQSLATARLGKDVVDLLAASVSYPDPDTGDAREVLHEVEWRIAPGERTGILGVNGAGKSTLLGLVDGSVSPTGGRVKHGKTVQVAALSQRMDELDEHLHKPVRLVLEGLRTTYTFGTGSKAAELTPGQLLERMGFSSVQLSTPVKDLSGGQKRRLQLLLVLLSQPNVLILDEPTNDLDTDMLAAMEELLDSWPGTLLVVSHDRYFLERVTDQQYALLDHRLRHLPGGVDEYLRLRADQRARPTSAVRDARAAASAPGLTGADRRAAEKEVTSIDRRLQKLQNEIAAVDGRLAGAHDDYDALMGLQKERNALTAESAQLEERWLELSEELEA, translated from the coding sequence ATGGCACATCTTCTCGGGGCCGAGGCCCTGCACCTGGAGTATCCGACCCGGGTCGTCTTCGACTCCGTCAGTCTCGGCGTCGACGAGGGCGACCGCGTCGGCATCGTCGGGCGCAACGGCGACGGCAAATCGTCACTGCTGGGCATGCTCACCGGCCGGGTTGAGCCCGACAGCGGACGGGTCACGGTGCGCGGCGGCGTGCGCATCGGCGTGCTCGAGCAGCAGGACACCCTCGACGACGACGAGACCGTCGGCCACGCGATCGTGGGCGACGCCCCCGAGCACGAGTGGGCCGGCGACGCCCGGGTGCGCGACATCATCTCCGGACTCGTGTCGGATCTGCCGTGGGACGGACGGATCGGCACGCTGTCGGGCGGCCAGCGGCGCCGCGTGGCGCTCGCCGCGCTCCTGTCACAGGATCTCGACGTGATAGCGCTCGACGAGCCGACCAACCACCTCGACGTCGAGGGCATCGCATGGCTGGCCCGGCATATGAAGAACCGCTGGTCGGCGAACGCGGGGGCACTCCTGGTCGTCACGCACGACCGGTGGTTCCTCGACGAGGTCTGCACCGACACCTGGGAGGTGCACGACCGCATCGTCGAGCCCTTCGAGGGCGGCTACGCCGCGTACATCCTGCAGCGCGTGGAACGCGACCGCCAGGCGGCGGCGATCGAGGCGCGCCGGCAGAACCTCGCCCGACGCGAGCTGGCATGGCTGCGCCGCGGCGCGCCGGCCCGCACCTCGAAGCCCAAGTTCCGCATCGACGCGGCCAATGAACTGATCGCCGACGTGCCGCCGCTGCGCGACGCCGTGGCCCTGCAGTCCCTGGCCACCGCGCGCCTGGGCAAAGACGTGGTCGACCTGCTCGCAGCATCCGTCTCCTATCCCGATCCCGACACCGGCGACGCGCGCGAGGTGCTGCACGAGGTCGAATGGCGAATCGCGCCGGGCGAGCGTACCGGCATCCTGGGTGTCAACGGCGCCGGCAAGTCGACCCTGCTCGGGCTCGTCGACGGCAGCGTCTCCCCCACCGGAGGCCGGGTCAAACACGGCAAGACCGTGCAGGTGGCCGCCCTCTCGCAGCGCATGGACGAGCTCGACGAGCACCTGCACAAGCCGGTGCGGCTTGTGCTCGAGGGACTGCGCACGACCTACACGTTCGGCACCGGGTCGAAAGCCGCCGAGCTGACGCCCGGCCAGCTTCTCGAGCGCATGGGCTTCTCCAGCGTGCAGCTCTCGACCCCGGTGAAAGACCTCTCCGGCGGACAGAAGCGCCGCCTGCAGCTGCTGCTCGTTCTGCTCAGCCAGCCCAACGTGCTCATCCTCGACGAGCCGACCAACGATCTCGACACCGACATGCTCGCGGCGATGGAAGAGCTCTTGGACTCCTGGCCCGGCACGCTCCTGGTCGTCTCGCACGACCGGTACTTCCTCGAGCGGGTGACCGACCAGCAGTACGCCCTCCTCGATCACCGGCTGCGGCATCTGCCCGGCGGCGTCGACGAGTACCTGCGCCTGCGCGCGGATCAGCGGGCCCGGCCGACGTCGGCGGTGCGGGATGCCAGGGCGGCGGCATCCGCTCCCGGCCTGACGGGCGCCGACCGGCGTGCCGCCGAAAAGGAGGTCACCTCGATCGATCGACGTCTGCAGAAGCTGCAGAACGAGATCGCCGCGGTCGACGGAAGGCTCGCCGGAGCGCACGACGACTACGACGCTCTGATGGGCCTGCAGAAGGAGCGCAATGCGTTGACCGCTGAGAGCGCTCAGCTCGAAGAGCGCTGGCTGGAGCTGTCAGAGGAGCTCGAGGCGTGA
- a CDS encoding ABC transporter substrate-binding protein, which translates to MLRARKTLALAAVFAGAALALAGCSSNNPLDEPSGDKSADASTIVVGSQSYASNEIIAETYAQALEGAGLTVERKFNVGQRDAYMPALENGEIQVFPEYTGNLLQYLDKTATATTPDDVYAALKDAMPDGLTVLDQATATDQDSYTVTKAFADKYHLSSIADLKNVTEKLTLGGNPELADRPYGPKGLKSTYGIDIGFKATGDTTVEDLVAGTVNVADVYTSDPRISTDDLVVLKDPKGMILASNVVPVVTTAAEGTVSDILNAVQAKLTPEALVDMNVQNTVDKKSAADIAKAFLADNGLK; encoded by the coding sequence ATGCTCCGTGCACGCAAGACCCTGGCCCTCGCAGCCGTGTTCGCGGGTGCAGCCCTGGCCCTGGCCGGCTGCTCATCGAACAACCCCCTCGACGAGCCCTCGGGCGACAAGAGCGCCGACGCCTCGACGATCGTCGTCGGGTCGCAGTCGTACGCGTCGAACGAGATCATCGCCGAGACGTACGCGCAGGCGCTCGAGGGTGCCGGCCTGACGGTCGAGCGCAAGTTCAACGTCGGTCAGCGCGACGCCTACATGCCCGCTCTCGAGAACGGCGAGATCCAGGTGTTCCCGGAGTACACCGGCAACCTCCTGCAGTATCTCGACAAGACCGCGACCGCCACGACGCCCGACGATGTCTATGCGGCCCTGAAGGACGCCATGCCTGATGGCCTGACGGTGCTCGACCAAGCCACCGCGACCGATCAGGACTCGTACACCGTCACCAAGGCATTCGCCGACAAATACCATCTGAGTTCGATCGCCGATCTGAAGAACGTGACCGAGAAGCTCACCCTGGGCGGCAACCCCGAGCTGGCCGACCGCCCCTACGGTCCGAAGGGGCTGAAGAGCACCTACGGCATCGACATCGGATTCAAGGCGACCGGTGACACCACGGTCGAAGACCTCGTCGCCGGCACCGTGAACGTCGCCGACGTGTACACCTCGGACCCGCGGATCTCCACCGACGACCTCGTCGTGCTGAAGGATCCGAAGGGCATGATCCTCGCATCCAACGTCGTACCCGTGGTGACGACCGCGGCAGAAGGCACCGTGTCGGACATCCTCAACGCCGTCCAGGCCAAGCTCACGCCCGAGGCGCTCGTCGACATGAACGTCCAGAACACGGTCGACAAGAAGTCGGCGGCCGACATCGCGAAGGCATTCCTGGCCGACAACGGGCTGAAGTAG
- a CDS encoding ABC transporter permease, which produces MSFLIDAIRWIFGGDLSGTDPIPLALGIHLLYTVVSVAVAIVIAVPVGWLIGHTGRGRDAAVSISGAARAIPSFGLFILLVLLMGVIHKPEAAVVTFVILGIPSILAGAYSGFEAIDRAVIDAGRAMGMTEWQVLWRIEVPLGMPLLVAGIRSAVLQVVATVTIAAYVGIGGLGQYIIAGIPLRQLEMVLGGAILVAVLALVLDGLFALLQSASVPRGFRGPRHPTRARPAVATT; this is translated from the coding sequence ATGAGCTTCCTCATCGACGCCATTCGATGGATCTTCGGCGGCGATCTCTCCGGAACCGACCCGATTCCGCTGGCTCTGGGCATCCATCTCCTCTACACCGTCGTCTCGGTCGCGGTCGCGATCGTGATCGCCGTTCCGGTCGGCTGGCTCATCGGCCACACCGGCCGCGGACGTGACGCCGCCGTCTCGATCTCGGGCGCCGCGCGCGCGATCCCGTCGTTCGGCCTGTTCATCCTGCTCGTGCTGCTGATGGGCGTGATCCACAAACCCGAAGCGGCCGTCGTGACATTCGTGATCCTGGGCATCCCGTCGATCCTCGCCGGCGCATACTCGGGCTTCGAGGCGATAGACCGCGCCGTCATCGACGCGGGACGCGCCATGGGCATGACCGAGTGGCAGGTGCTGTGGCGCATCGAGGTTCCGCTCGGGATGCCGCTGCTGGTCGCCGGCATCCGGTCGGCCGTGCTGCAGGTCGTGGCGACCGTGACGATCGCCGCCTACGTCGGCATCGGCGGCCTCGGCCAGTACATCATCGCCGGCATTCCGCTGCGGCAGCTGGAGATGGTGCTCGGCGGCGCGATCCTCGTCGCCGTGCTCGCACTCGTGCTCGACGGCCTGTTCGCGCTTCTGCAGAGCGCCAGCGTGCCCCGCGGGTTCCGCGGCCCGCGGCATCCCACCCGCGCGCGGCCGGCGGTCGCGACGACCTGA
- a CDS encoding ABC transporter permease — protein sequence MSWIADNIGLILQLSLVHIQQSVIPILLAFIVSVPLGWIAWRYRLLHGPILVITGLLYTIPSLALLALLPVFLGTSYISDVNLIVALTIYGVALMVRSVADGLGSVDDDARLASVAMGYGPFRRFWAVDFPLAGPVILAGLRVMAASTIGLATVGILVGVTNLGYLFTNGLQRRILIEVFSGIVAVVVIAVIVDLILVLAGRLLMPWARRRRRRRAAAVVAREAVA from the coding sequence GTGAGCTGGATCGCCGACAACATCGGGCTGATCCTCCAGCTGTCGCTCGTGCACATCCAGCAGAGCGTCATCCCGATCCTGCTCGCGTTCATCGTGTCCGTGCCGCTCGGTTGGATCGCCTGGCGCTATCGCCTGTTGCACGGGCCGATCCTCGTGATCACGGGCCTGCTCTACACGATCCCGTCGCTCGCGCTGCTCGCGCTGCTCCCGGTGTTCCTGGGGACGAGCTACATCAGCGACGTCAACCTGATCGTCGCCCTGACGATCTACGGCGTCGCACTCATGGTCCGCTCGGTCGCCGACGGGCTCGGCTCGGTCGACGACGACGCGCGACTCGCATCCGTGGCCATGGGCTACGGGCCGTTCCGGCGGTTCTGGGCCGTCGACTTTCCGCTGGCCGGTCCGGTCATCCTCGCGGGCCTGCGGGTCATGGCCGCCAGCACGATCGGGCTGGCCACCGTCGGCATCCTCGTGGGGGTCACGAACCTCGGCTACCTGTTCACCAACGGCCTGCAGCGGCGGATCCTCATCGAGGTCTTCTCGGGCATCGTCGCTGTGGTGGTCATCGCGGTGATCGTCGATCTGATCCTCGTCCTGGCGGGGCGGCTGCTCATGCCCTGGGCGCGGCGACGGCGCCGCCGCCGCGCGGCCGCCGTCGTCGCGCGGGAGGCGGTGGCATGA
- a CDS encoding ABC transporter ATP-binding protein, translating to MIEFRGVTKQFPDGTRAVRDFDLTIPAHKTTVFVGSSGCGKTTLLRMINRMVDPTAGVIEIDGVDIASKPAVGLRRSIGYVMQNAGLLPHETVEDNIATVPVLQGVKRRDARARARELMHTVGLDEGLARRYPSQLSGGQQQRVGVARGLAADPNILLMDEPFGAVDPIVRAELQQELIRLQNEIGKTIVFVTHDIDEAFLLGDQVVILEVGAQIAQVGTPSEIIEDPASDFVSSFIGADRGARALRVKHTPRGAVVVDAQGRTQGTLIEEGAPG from the coding sequence ATGATCGAGTTCCGGGGCGTGACCAAGCAGTTCCCGGACGGCACCCGTGCCGTCCGGGACTTCGACCTGACCATCCCCGCGCACAAGACCACGGTCTTCGTCGGGTCCAGTGGCTGCGGCAAGACGACGCTGCTGCGCATGATCAACCGCATGGTCGACCCGACCGCGGGAGTCATCGAGATCGACGGCGTCGACATCGCCAGCAAGCCCGCCGTCGGGCTTCGCCGCAGCATCGGCTACGTCATGCAGAACGCAGGGCTGCTGCCGCACGAGACCGTCGAAGACAACATCGCGACGGTGCCGGTCCTGCAGGGAGTGAAGAGGCGGGATGCCAGAGCCCGGGCGCGCGAGCTGATGCACACCGTGGGCCTCGACGAGGGGCTCGCGCGGCGCTACCCCAGCCAGCTCTCCGGTGGACAGCAGCAGCGCGTCGGCGTCGCTCGCGGCCTCGCCGCCGACCCCAACATCCTGCTCATGGACGAGCCGTTCGGAGCCGTCGACCCCATCGTGCGCGCTGAGCTGCAGCAGGAGCTGATCCGTCTGCAGAATGAGATCGGCAAGACCATCGTCTTCGTCACGCACGACATCGACGAGGCCTTCCTGCTGGGCGACCAGGTGGTCATCCTCGAGGTGGGAGCGCAGATCGCGCAGGTCGGCACGCCGAGCGAGATCATCGAAGACCCGGCGTCCGACTTCGTCTCGAGCTTCATCGGCGCCGATCGGGGAGCCCGTGCGCTGCGCGTCAAACACACGCCGCGTGGCGCGGTCGTCGTCGATGCGCAGGGGCGCACGCAGGGCACGCTCATCGAAGAGGGAGCACCCGGGTGA
- a CDS encoding DUF427 domain-containing protein — protein MRARLGETTIAEADESDLVRIEGNWYFPPQSVDSALLQDSDTPYTCPWKGECQYYSVKIGNQIHKDRAWAYPTPYPSAIEKVGTDFSGYIAFAPDVEVGD, from the coding sequence ATGAGAGCACGACTCGGTGAGACCACCATCGCGGAAGCCGACGAGTCCGACCTCGTCCGTATCGAAGGGAACTGGTACTTTCCTCCGCAGAGCGTCGACAGCGCGCTCCTGCAAGACAGCGACACCCCGTACACGTGCCCGTGGAAAGGTGAATGTCAGTACTACTCGGTGAAGATCGGCAATCAGATCCACAAAGACAGGGCCTGGGCCTACCCGACGCCGTACCCGAGCGCCATCGAGAAGGTCGGCACCGACTTCTCGGGGTACATAGCGTTCGCGCCCGACGTGGAGGTGGGCGACTGA